In Balaenoptera acutorostrata chromosome 12, mBalAcu1.1, whole genome shotgun sequence, a single window of DNA contains:
- the DPY30 gene encoding protein dpy-30 homolog: MEPEQMLEGQTQVAENPHSEYGLTDNVERIVENEKINAEKSSKQKVDLQSLPTRAYLDQTVVPILLQGLAVLAKERPPNPIEFLASYLLKNKAQFEDRN, translated from the exons ATGGAACCAGAGCAGATGCTGGAGGGACAGACGCAG gttgcaGAAAATCCCCACTCTGAGTACGGTCTCACAGACAACGTCGAG AGGAtagtagaaaatgagaaaattaatgcAGAAAAGTCATCAAAACAGAAAGTGGATCTCCAGTCTTTGCCAACTCGTGCCTATCTGGATCAGACAGTTGTGCCTATCTTATTACAAGGACTTGCTGTGCTTGCAAAGGAAAG acCACCAAATCCCATTGAATTTCTAGCatcctatcttttaaaaaacaaggcaCAGTTTGAAGATCGAAACTGA